The genomic DNA ATTGTAACTCTCGGTCGAACAATCTCTCGCCTTTCTGCGAACTGTAAACAGTTGAAGAAAACTTATTTGCTTGGTGCTTCTAGTGTCAGAAGTTGACGAATACAATCCCCATTGTTAAAGCTCCAGGCTGTGCTTGTTCTTGTCAATCTCTTCTGTCAACCGTCTGTCAAGTACTCAGCCACCGTGTTGCTCCACATCTTTTATATATGTCTCCCCTATCccctacttcttttttttttttttgaactaaCTCCTTCACTATGCTTTCAACCAGCTACCACAAGCCCTGCTTGTCCCTTTTTGGTTCACTTTGATTTATGTACTTCTTGCACAGCACTCTAGCACTGTGGTAACATAATATTGATCACCAAATGCCACTCACGTTAAGGCCACAGAGCCAGCGATGCATAATAAAAATGTTGAGAAAGAGCTCATTTTCACAACCCACATAGTGGTCAAAATACATCACTGATAAAGTATACAAAGTAGTGCACAAATAAAACAACTTGCAGCTTTGTCACTGAGCATAAAAACTTCATAAGAAGCTCTGTAAAGCAATATTATGCCaacatgtttttttattgttttcacaTCACTGAATCTCAGCCCCTGTATATGGATAGAAACATGTCAAGCATGTATGTGCAATAGCCTTTTCTTGTTACCTCAGGAACTCATTATAATGTACAACAGGTTCTAGTGTACCTTATATACATATCCAAAATGGGtgcctaaagaaaataaagatCTGGTTAGATCAGAGAAGACCTTAGATGACATTGCTTCATAAGAGGATAACTTCAAAAGTACCATCACAATAGCAGCCTGCTGCATCTATAAGCTGCTGTTACCTTAGAAAAACAATCTACTTGTTTTAAAGTGTTTAATAAATCATTGGTTACAAGAGAAATGGTGGTGGAAATGTCCATATTACCTTTGACCCCCTCTCCTACTTTTTTAGCACGCACCTAAATCCGAGTACAGGCCCTACCGACTTCTCTTTAGATGTGATCAACTTGCAAACTTTATCAGCATTTCATGCACTGTTCATAATGTGGTTAATAATTCACAGTTACTTCAATATAGTCGCTACCTTGGGTACCAGCATTGTCAAAAAGCTGCCGAAACAAAAACTCAGACAATACAGCAGGCACTTTTTGTCTGAGTGATAAAATGATAGCAGTGATAATTCATAACGAAATAGTCACTGTGTAAAAACAGAACAATGTACACGTTATGTTACACTGCAATGACATCATAGTGACCATCATATTTTGGTATGTTACGATTAGAAGGAAAGTTTCTAACATTGCATCAACCCTACCTGAATGTGCGCTGAGTCGTTTCTTGCCTTCAAGCAATCATAATATGCCTTATATGGGTTAAAATGACTTGGGCCAGTACTCTTAGATAAAGAATGATAGGAAAGGAGGTTGGTATGTTTTACCAGTTAACAGGTTTTTATAACATGCCCATAACCATAAGCACAAGTGTTTGCATGTAATGATTATGGTCCACTTCTTTTTGCACTTGGTGATCGTCCGTGTCGTTGAGTGCAGGCAGTTAATGCATTGGAATAGAAATGGATAACCACGAGAATCAATGACGAAAAAGCAATGCTGCACACATGCTGCTCTTTCTTTTCATGATAAAGCATATCGACCATCAACATACCTAATATGGCCATTTCAGAGAATGAAAGAAAGTGGCATCAACCTTAGGTTTACACAGCATGCTTACATCCATAGAACATATTATAAATGTGTTTGGAAATGTGATCATTCTACAACTGTTGGATATTGTCCTAAACATAtgtttgtgccccgccgcggtggtctagtggctatggtactcggctgctgacccgcagggcgcgggttcgaatcccggctgcggcggctgcatttccgatggaggcggaaatgttgtaggcccgtgtgctcagatttgggtgcacgttaaagaaccccaggtggtctaaatttccggagccctccactacggcgtctctcataatcatatagtggttttgggacgttaaaccccacatatcaatcaaatcaaacataTGTTTGTCTTCTTATGCACTTGACTAAAAATGCTTTTAGCTGAACAACTTGGAGCAGAATCTTTGTCACTCTTTTGTTTTTTATAGTATTTCTTATCATTAGCGAAAATATGTACTGTTTTAATTCTTTATATTTCTCTCCCACATTAGTTGCAGAAAAAATGCATAACCACTGCAACAAAGGATCTGATTTATCGCAGTGTTAGATATTCATATGCAACCAACCAAAACCTCAGTTCTTAAGTTAATCTTGTCTATCTCTGATTCCAGTCTTATGCCTTACTGAAGAAATGCGAGCTGCCTGCAGTATAGCTCGTGTAGTTGGACTGCACATATCCACATGCAGGCAAGTGCTCAGGTTCCTTATCCTGCTCTTGtgtgctttatatatatattgtcgccaGTGAAACAATAATTAAAGAATTTTTCATCATGCGGTTATCATCTCTTTTAAGCTTAAATGTAAAAATATTCTACTACCtgtatattgtagcgatgctgaggcagacaggctaaaaaacaagcaactttattagggcgaacttgtgcccacaagtctaatgactatggtcgtcgagtccgagtagacgagaggcacagattcaactaacttcctcttcctcgttgtttgAGCGCCCGAacgcgtgacgcatgccagccgggtcttgctggtgctcttgccatgatgattgcggcggctacttggACCTGGctaacctgtcgcggcattatccccctcttcagacgcatcgtcctgatgcttgtGAGAGTAAAATGATACATGCgccctctcactcgttttccgacgatctgtcatgatagggcttcatgcggactacgtgtaccacttccgtggtgttgcggcgtcttgagctcacgtgtcccgcggatatgacttcgtaagtgacgtcgctgatacggttgagtacttcataagggccgaagtatcgacaaagaagcttttcagagagtccgcggcggcgcactgggatccatatccacactttgtcaccgggatgataaagtgtgtcactgcgtcgcttgttgtaccggctagagtcgacgcgctgttgacggcgtattcggtatcttgccatttgtcgtgcttcttcggctcgttgcaagaagtcatctaagtcaggtggatagctgttttcgtcctgtagtggtaacatggcatccagtggggtggtcaatcttcggccgaatactagttcgaaaggggcaacgtgggttgtttcttgaacggcgttattgtatgcgaatgttacgtagggtaatatttcatcccactgtttatgttcaacatcgacatacattgatagcatgtcggtcagagttctgttgaggcgttcggttaagccattcgactgagggtgatacgccgttgttcttctgtgatcggtatttgtcatgcgcatcagacattgcataaggtctgcagtaaatgctgtgccccgatccgtaataacgacgatgggcgcaccatgtctgagcactatgttgttcacaaagaacttggcgacttcggcagctgtcgcactgtacagagagtcagtctcagcataacgggtcagatagtccgTAGCTACCACAattcatttcttgcctgcacatgatgtcgggaaaggtcctaggaagtccatgccgacttgttggaatggggcatccggagggtctattgtatggagaaggccggctggttttacggctggagttttgcgccgttgacattgacgacaagttttcacgtagcgctgcactgatgcgagcaacttaggccaatagtacttcaggcgaatcctggcgaatgttcggctcacacccatgtggccggatgttggctcgtcgtggcatgcatgccgaatttcctgtcgcatggctgtgggcacgactagtaaaaacgtttcgccattaggttcaaagttcctcctgtaaaggacacttcctcgaaggcagaatgtggagagccctctggagaatatgcgaggtacTTGAACGTCGCGACCCTGCATGTGTTgaataagcgccagcaaatccgggtcatctcgttgttgttgagcgatttcggatgcgtcgacaacgcctagaaacgggaagtcttcctcttcaggtacacttggatcgacgggagagcgtgacaggcagtcggcatcactgtgtttccttccagatttgtatacgaccgtaatgtcatactcctgcagcctaaggctccatctggctagtcgacctgacggatccttgagatttgctagccagcatcgagcatggtggtcactgacagctctgaacggtctaccttaaaggtagggtcgaaacttatttattgcccagatgactgcgaggcactctttttcagtagcagagtaGTTTTCCTCAGCGtttgagagtttgcggctggcataggctaacactttctcttgaccattttgccactggaccaagatggcgccgaggccgacattgctggcatcgatatggacttcagtgtcggctgtctcatcaaaatgggcaagtattggtgaaccctgtagccgttttcttaattcatcaaaagctttctgttgttcgctttcccatgtgaagggaaCGTCGTTtttcgttagttttgtaagaggttccgcaatctttgagaagttttccacaaatcgcctatagtaggcacataaacccaaaaatcgacgcactgactttttgtctttgggtgtagggaacctctgaacagcggctgtcttttctggatcaggacgaacaccgtcagaactaatgacatgtccaaggaatctcagctcttcgaagcagaagtggcatttttcgggtttgattgtcaagtttgctgaccggatggcttgtaatacagtgcgcagtcgctctagatgtttgtcgaacgttgcagagaataccaccacgtcatccaaatacactaggcatgactgccatttcaatcccgcgaggacagtgtccatcattcgctggaacgtcgctggcgcggaacagaggccgaatgggagcgctttgaattcgtagaggccatctggtgttacgaatgccgttttttcacggtcccgctcgtctacctctatttgccaatatccgcttttcagatccaaggaggagaaaaactttgcggatcgcagccggtctagtgtatcgtcaatacgtggcaaggggtagacatctcgtttagttacactgttgagttttcggtagtcgacacagaatctaagcgtgttgtctttcttcttaacgagcactacgggggacgcccatggactattcgaaggctggatgacatcatccgaaagcatttcctccacttgcttcttaatgatttcccgttctttctgtgacactcgatatggatgctggcatataggcctcgtgtcgtcttgcgttataattctgtgtttcgtaattgacgtgcgctggaccttcgatgcaattgaaaagcaatcagagaatttttttactaaggcgtaaatctgtttcttttgactgtccggaaggctctggttgacggtcacggatgtgtcgatgttgcaggccactggtcgagtggttgacgtggttaagctgcatagttctgtcgccatacagaagtcgtgtaaataggcaatagccgtgccttgagcgatgtgttgaagttcattggagaattTCGttagtaggacatctgcacggtcattcgtcaagtgaacaagaccccgagctacggagacaccttttttcaaaaacagccctacatttgtatccgctatgccttcgcggttgtaagatgcgtcattctctacgagcaccattatgctGCAGCATGGTGGcacagtgacgtcatcatgaacaacgcgtagagcagttaggcgtccctCAGATTCgtctacaggtatagctcgttcagtcgaaaacgacacgctggacctacgcaggttaattacggcgccattagctcgcaaaaaatccattcctataatgaggtctcttgaacattctggtagcacaatgaaatcggcaacgtaaataaagccccatatttcaagtcttgcggtgcatctgccaaggggcgtaataatgtgaccacctgccgtgcgtatctgcgatccattccactgtgtcacaactttgtttagcttcttcaccatcttgtgacttatcactgaataatcagcaccggtgtcgactaacgcattcagctcccatccttctattctcaaccgcaaatctgaagtaacgcttttGTGGTTGCacccatttaccggaaatacaccgtcgtcgccctcaagccatattggaggatcttcgtaattgatgttatcagcggcctcacctccacaggttgcttgcttcagttttccgggagtggacttggagagcgatgaccaggctgccttgaaggtgcacgtgggctggatgaccggtagcgcataggcgatggtgaccgtgaccgacgttggcgtagaggtggcgagttctggcgcgtggacaagtactcctcaatctctgctggtcgttcgccgtttcgggggcacggtgcatacgacggcaagcctcttaatccagcctgtcggtaagggcagaatctgtacaaatgacccgcttcgccacaatggaaacaaagaggcctgcgctcgtgatcacgccagacgtcacttttcctgggcctaggctccgcatagcgatgcgtgctacgtgctcctgggggcagataggtagccgttgTTTCCCGTTGACGAGGTGCGCAGCGTGCTGTAGATGGGGGAGGGGtcgccgccatcgcaactgctgcattgttgtgtactgtgggttgtcggagaacttcagagtacgttcggataggtcgaactggctgcagctcacgctctggttctcgtatgacctgcctcagttcgtcacgaacaacgtctgtaacagatagtgcagttgaattctggggcatttgcagtctgctcagttcttcccgaataagtgatctaatgagctctcgcagggcttcaacgtcgtttcgcacgcctccagagaatagCTGTGCAGATGGGCAGTTaacattccggttgtactgctgagcgcgctgttctagtgttctttcgatggccgtcgcttccgaataaaactcagcaacagtgcttggagggttgcggacgagaacggcgaacagctcttgcttcactccgcgcattagatagcgcaccttcttatcttcagccatcttgtaatccgcacgcttgaacaggcggaccatgtcctcaatgtacatagcagcactctcgttcgtgagctggttcctcgattgaagagcagcctctgccttttctttcccGTCTATGTttgcgaacgtagccaccgcttgtcgtcgaaatacctcccaggtagacaacgaggtttcatggttctcaaaccatgtctttgtgaagtcttccagggcgaagtatacgcgacggagcttctctctttcgtcccatccattgaagcgcgccactctctcgaacaggtccagccaatcttcaacatcctcgtgcgagtcgccgtggaatactggcggctggtgcggttggctaatgaacacttgtgccggtgttacctgggtagtcatagtggtggcatccatagtttgaattccccttggtgtgaagtgaagaggaccgaactcaggtgagtcacctcgaagacggcgacttgccctctggtgtacaggagtcacttccacggggttgatacggtggtcgtcggggctacgctgtcttgagctcgcggagcctcgattcataacccagcacctccaccagaaatgtagcgatgctgaggcagacaggctaaaaaacaagcaactttattgtGCCCGCAAGTCTTGTGCCCACACTTCCCTTGTGCCCACACTATTGTGCCCACAAATCTTGTgccgaacttgtgcccacaagtctaatgactatggtcgtcgagtccgagtagacgagaggcacagattcaactaacttcctcttcctcgttgtttgAGCGCCTGAacgcgtgacgcatgccagccgggtcttgctggtgctcttgccatgatgattgcggcggctacttggacgtggctaacctgtcgcggcattatagCTTAAAAATTGAATACTTATCCTTCTGTATTGATTGATGGGGCTCAGCTAAAACATAAACTGATGAAAATGTTTTCCTTTCCCAGGTACCTCTGCCATGTACACCTTAAAAGTGGTGTGGGTGCGTCTGGAGTGCAACACCTGCGTAAACTTTCAACAGCTCGTTTCCTCGCTAACCGGCCGACAGAGGAAATAGCCATCCCAGTGCCGTATGGACAACTGGCTGCGAAAGTTTGGCCCGCCCAAAGAACAGTCAAGCCCAAGAAGCACCTTCTCTGCCTGCACGGGATTCAAGACAATGCGGGTACCTTCGACCCGTTGCTTGAAAAGCTGGATGGTGAGTGGCAGGCTGTGGCGTTAGATTTCACCGGCCACGGTCTGTCATCGCACCTGCCGAGGGGATGCGTCTACACCATGACGCACTTGATATTGGATGTCGCTCGTGCTGTTCACTTTCTTGGCTGGAAACAGTTCAACTTGCTGGGCCACAGTATAGGAGGCCTTGTCGGACACAGATATGCCAGCATATTTCCTGAAAAGGTTAGTGTTGTAAAAGCACAATATCTTTTTGCTATCCTTTATATAACAACTTAATTTTAGTGTAATAGAGGGCAGCACATTATCCCTAATGAACAGTGCATTTTCATAATACTTTTCACTGGCTTTTGCAATGAAAACTTACCTGACAAGCATGTATGCACTCTTCTTATTGCCTTTGACCTGATGCCAAAAGTGCCTCATCATAAAAATCAGCTCGAGAATGGCCAGCTATGTAATGCAAGTTGGTAACATCATCACTCAATGACCCTGTAAATTTATAGAGTTTTGCTGTAGCTTCTCTTTAAGGAATATTTAGCAATTTGTGTAATACTGACTACAGAGCCCCTGAATGGGAACGGTGCTCGCACGTGTCTTAACGTCATGCTTTTTTAGTTGGTGTGGAGGCGTTCGAGCACTTACAACAATGAAAACAATATGTATGCAAAGATTTTTTTAGTTTCTTTGCCGAGTTGCAATATTCTGCTTCCATGTGTTGCATTAATCAGTGACCCATATTAATATGTAAGATATGGCTTGAATTTCTTCATCTTGAGAAAGTGAGGAACATGTGTTTTTACAGATTAAAACATGCACACACTTTACACAATAACCAGGGGGAGAGAAGGGCACCACCTCTCATAGTGTGTGCATTAAAAAAATGGTAGGATAATTCCTTAAAGCTGGCTTATGTACCCAACAGTTTTATGAAATTTAATCAAGTCAAATACATAAAAGCATCACCATTAAATCTGGTCACCTACTAACTGACAAGAGCAAACTGAAGTTTAGGTGCACAGTACGAGTACAAGTTAATTTATAGTAATATTTACTATAAATTATAGTAAAATTTATATTACTATAATTGTTAATATAGTGATATATTTGTTTTTGAGTAATCAATCATCTGTTATGTTTCTATTGAAGACCTCTGTTTTCTTAGATTCATTTCTTGTTTGGATATTCCTAAGCATGCAACTCCAACTTTGGTATTTGCTACTTCTACAATGATTTTTCAATTCTTTCAGGTGTCAAAATTAATTCTTGTGGATGGTTTTGGAGAAATCTATGAAGCTAGAAGCCAACTCCTCAGCACGATGAGGACTGCACTGCTGTCTTTCCTGCGTCTCGAACAGAAGGACTTTAGCGAGCAACCAACTTATACTGAAGAGGAGGTCATGACTCTCTATGCAAAGATGCCTTGGGGATGCATTCGTGCTGAGGACGTGAAGATACTGATGAAACGGGGTTGTAAGCTCCAGGATGACGGCCGTTACGTGTTTACCAGGGATTTTCGTTTAAAGTCATTTTACTGGGACAAGGTTGACAGAGCTGCCCTCGAACCATGGTGGAAGTCCTATAAAAATGACATTCTAGTTCTGGATGCTGTACCTGGTTTTGGCAGCTGTTCGGTCCACAATGGCAGAATGATACACTTGTTGAAGGAACATTGCCGCACTTTTCAGATGGCAATCCTGGATGGTGATCATCACATTCACATGAATCAGCCAGATTTGATAGCCAGCTACATAAAACCCTTTTTACAAGATTTGCAAGGCAGCAGAAATCAGATGTGGTTTGTTTGATGAGCTCTGTCGTGGTTTACGGCTGCTTTATTGAAATGTGTCGTGAGATGTCGTAGGTTCCGTGGGAAAGGTAAAGGAAAATGATTGGATTCAGGGTGGTattacaaacacaaaaaaaaagaaaaggaaagaatcaGGTGTGACACTTTTTCAGTTGAGCAGGTGGCTCAGAATGTGCATCTTGCATGAATCATAGATGATGAATAATAGCTCAATAATTAAGTGCCTGGGCTTTGTTTATGCACAGTATATTCTATATGCCGGTGCAGCCAGCAAGGAAATATGAGCGTAGCAGAGAGGACTTAGTGGCTTGTTGTCATCAAACACTTCATGCTTATTTATTAGATTGTAGCAGTGCATACCGCGTACATGTTTTGTTAAGTATTCTTTGTAGCGGTCCTAGGTTAAATAAACAGCACCATCGAATACCTTAAGACAGATGGGTGTCGTCCGCCATTTATTACTGTGCTCTCtaacttcttcctcctctgcattccatttctcttcttcttcagtTTCCCTTTTCAGGCTGCTTCAACATCCCCGGCTTCTTTTGCTTACACCTCCGGGTGTAGTAATTAAACACATTACCAATGGAAGCGCACTCAGTTTATCCTGATGATCCTAGGTATCAAACTGTCTTGAGAACACCGTTCTGAGATGCCGTTGTAACTACGGAAAATGGTCTATAAAACTGATCATTGGCCATGCGAATTCCTTTGCAGATTAGAACAAAGTCTTCAACTTGTATATCCGGAATGTCACTGTTGCGTCTCTTGTCAAACTTCTTCTTCATGCGCTGTCTATAGGAGTCACCTTGGCTCTTGCCTTGCTTGGCTTCTTTGAGAACGAGCTTTTCAAGGAGTCCAAGTTCGCTGTCAGCAAGGAAGGTAGGGACCACTCCAGAGGAAGCAAACAGAGGACTACATCCTAGGCCACTGCTGTACGAGCAGTTGTGATGTCTGGTGGCAGCCTCAAGGCAGCACTTCCAGCCACCTCGAAATCTGGCGTACATCTTTAGGTATTGCTTGATATCTCTAATGGCACATTCAGCCAAGCCATTTGCCGCAAGATGGTATGGCAAACAAAATTTCAAAGTCATGCCACGGTCTTTTGTCCACCTAGCCAGCTTTGAACTACGAAAGGCAGGGCAGTTGTCACAAACTATGGCCCTGGTGCACCTGAAACATTCT from Rhipicephalus microplus isolate Deutch F79 unplaced genomic scaffold, USDA_Rmic scaffold_145, whole genome shotgun sequence includes the following:
- the LOC142791137 gene encoding serine hydrolase-like protein, whose amino-acid sequence is MRAACSIARVVGLHISTCRYLCHVHLKSGVGASGVQHLRKLSTARFLANRPTEEIAIPVPYGQLAAKVWPAQRTVKPKKHLLCLHGIQDNAGTFDPLLEKLDGEWQAVALDFTGHGLSSHLPRGCVYTMTHLILDVARAVHFLGWKQFNLLGHSIGGLVGHRYASIFPEKVSKLILVDGFGEIYEARSQLLSTMRTALLSFLRLEQKDFSEQPTYTEEEVMTLYAKMPWGCIRAEDVKILMKRGCKLQDDGRYVFTRDFRLKSFYWDKVDRAALEPWWKSYKNDILVLDAVPGFGSCSVHNGRMIHLLKEHCRTFQMAILDGDHHIHMNQPDLIASYIKPFLQDLQGSRNQMWFV